Proteins found in one Pelmatolapia mariae isolate MD_Pm_ZW linkage group LG7, Pm_UMD_F_2, whole genome shotgun sequence genomic segment:
- the bxdc2 gene encoding ribosome biogenesis protein BRX1 homolog, whose translation MSPFKRKRAGQDSVDFKPKKGKLVPDEGKGLEEVGREKEHEITVPAPISQGKWTNKERVLIFSSRGINFRTRHLMQDLRTMMPHAKADTKMDRKDKLFVINEVCEIKNCNKCLYFEAKKKQDLYMWISNSPHGPSAKFLVQNIHTLAELKLTGNCLKGSRPLLSFDPKFDKEPHYALLKELFIQTFSTPHYHPKSQPFVDHVFTFTIADNRIWFRNYQIIEEDGSLVEIGPRFVLNLMKIFQGSFGGPTLYENPDFRSPNMHRREMRLAAAAKVREKQMVKEMQKGKKTSAKEDLESDVTADVFLTPAEEKPADIQTEAPEPKVVKKKQKAFKRQRMQMARR comes from the exons ATGTCGCCGTTCAAGAGAAAACGTGCCGGCCAGGATTCCGTTGATTTCAAGccgaaaaaaggaaaactggtACCAGATGAAGGCAAAGGCCTAGAGGAAGTGGGAAGAGAGAAGGAACATGAGATCACGGTGCCAGCACCGATCTCTCAG GGCAAATGGACCAACAAGGAAAGAGTTCTGATTTTCTCCTCCAGAGGGATCAACTTCAGAACCAGACACCTGATGCAGGATCTGAGGACCATGATGCCTCATGCAAAGGCAG ACACAAAAATGGACAGAAAGGATAAGCTGTTTGTCATAAACGAG GTTTGTGAGATCAAAAACTGCAACAAGTGCCTCTATTTTGAGGCCAAGAAGAAGCAGGACCTCTACATGTG GATTTCAAACAGCCCCCATGGCCCTTCTGCAAAGTTCCTAGTCCAGAACA TTCACACACTGGCCGAACTTAAACTGACAGGAAACTGCCTCAAAGGATCCAGGCCGCTGCTCTCGTTTGATCCT AAATTCGATAAGGAGCCTCACTATGCTTTACTGAAAGAGCTCTTCATCCAG ACCTTTTCCACCCCACACTACCATCCTAAGAGTCAGCCTTTTGTGGACCATGTCTTCACCTTCACCATTGCAGACAACAGGATTTGGTTTCGAAACTACCAG ATCATTGAGGAAGATGGCTCTCTAGTGGAGATTGGGCCTCGCTTTGTTCTTAACCTCATGAAGATCTTTCAGGGGAGCTTTGGAGGGCCTACGCTCTATGAAAACCCAGACTTCCGTTCTCCTAACATG CACCGGAGAGAGATGCGACTGGCAGCGGCAGCCAAAGTGCGAGAGAAGCAGATGGTAAAGGAGATGCAGAAAGGAAAGAAGACGTCTGCGAAGGAGGACCTGGAAAGTGACGTTACAGCGGATGTCTTCCTGACACCGGCTGAGGAAAAGCCCGCTGACATTCAGACGGAAGCGCCTGAGCCGAAAGtggtgaagaaaaaacaaaaagctttcaAAAGACAAAGGATGCAGATGGCACGCAGGTAA